The Pseudomonadota bacterium sequence AATGCAGTTTATCTGATGGAAGAACTAAAAACTAAGAGCCTTTGATGAAGTTCTGAGATGAATAGCTGTAAAAAAAAGGCGGCCTGACAGGCCGCCTTTACTGTTCGTTCTTTCTTTCTTTTCTTTGAGAATATCTTGAAAAAATGTCTGATATAGTGCGGAATTCAGAATAGCATGATGTCAAGCCTTTAGGTGAGCAGAGAAAATTCAACGGCAAAGGAACCATAATCCGTAGAAAAGGGCAGGACGATTACTGGTGAAGAGGTGATATGGCGTATAGTGTGGTTGGTGCCGGCAATAATGGTTGGGATGCCGGCTTTAAGATTGATTTTCATGGCTTCAAGCTTCGTCCTTGCCTGGCCACAGATCATGTTGGTCAGCTCACCCACCGCATCGTTGACTTCCTCATCCAGTTCGTCGTGGACTTCACCCAGCATTTTTTCCAGAATACCTTTTATGCAGGGGAAAGAAAAAGAAATGGATAGAGAGCCTTCGTGATCCCCGGATATGCCGATAACTCCGGTAATATCTCCTTTGGCGATTTCATCCTTTTTTACATAAGGTTTTCCCGGTTTGGAATTGACAAAAGCCATAGTTTTCAAGACATGAATTGTGGCCTCAAGAAATGGGTTGATATAGCGAACGTCCACTGGCGGTTCCTCTACAGGTTGGATGTGTTTTTTTACTTTTTCAACTCTCTGAGTTGCTATAAAAACAGCTGAAAATAAATCTCCAAAGATGTTCCGGCATGGCTCTCGCTCATTCTCGCCGACCGTCCATGGCCTGCCTGTGCGTGCCGCACGCAGACAGGCCGGCTTCCGAGGCGTCCGCCGCGAATCACATCGTGTGATTCGTTCGGCGGCC is a genomic window containing:
- a CDS encoding chemotaxis protein CheX translates to MDVRYINPFLEATIHVLKTMAFVNSKPGKPYVKKDEIAKGDITGVIGISGDHEGSLSISFSFPCIKGILEKMLGEVHDELDEEVNDAVGELTNMICGQARTKLEAMKINLKAGIPTIIAGTNHTIRHITSSPVIVLPFSTDYGSFAVEFSLLT